The Gemmatimonadaceae bacterium region ACGAGCAGCACGGGCCCGCCCTCGGCATCGGCGGCGGCGATCGCCAGCGCGCACGACACCGTCGATTTTCCGACGCCGCCCTTGCCGCCGACGATCGTCAGCGGCCGGACGAGACTCGCTAGCTCCAGGCCGCGTGCCGGCCGCGGCGACGCTTTCGCGGCCCGTCGCCGCGCGGGTCGCCGCGGCGCAGTGGTCGCCGACTGCGCGATCGTCGCGCTTACGTCGGCGACGCCCCGTGGCGGCGTCGCACGACGCGGAACAACCCACCGGGGAATCGTGGTGTCGATCGAGCGAAAGCCGCCGAGCGGATCGCCATCCGCCGCCGCGGCGTTCACGACAAGGGCGGCGACGCCGACGCCCAGCGCTCGAAGCGCGTCGACGTAGCGTTCAGTCTCGAGCGCGACGACCGGCTCGGCCCGTGTGATCACGACAGCCGCGACGGAGCCGTGGTCGGCGAGCGCTCGCTTCAGCGCGTCGACGCGCGACCGCATTTCGTCGATGAACGCGTCGGCCGCGTCGCGCTTGTACCGGTGTGTGAGCGCGCTCACGACGAAGCGATGCTTGTCCTGCATCGTGTCAAGGACGTCGAGCAGCGCGCGGAACGTGTCGGGCAGCGCGAGCAGGCGAAGTGTGTGTCCCGTCGGCGCCGTATCGACGACGATCCTCGCCGGGCCGTCTTGGTTCACGATCAGATCGGCGAGGGCCAGCAGCGCGAAAATCTCGTCGGCGCCGGGGAGCGCGGCGTCCACCAATCCATCCACCTCGGCGCGGGCGAGGTACGTGCCGCGGTCGACGATCTCCGCGATCACCGCGCGCCATCGCGCGAGGAATTCACGACGCAGTTCGGTCGAGTCGAGTTGACGCGCCTGCAGGCGCGGCGCTCCGCGAACGCTTCGCGCGACGTCGCCAACCGGCGCGCCGATCACGTCACCCAGTGCGGCGGCCGGATCCGTCGAAACGACGAGCGTCTTTTCGCCGCGGCGCGCGAACGCGGCGCCGAGCCCTACCGCGAAGGTCGTCTTGCCGACACCGCCTTTGCCGGCGACGAGGACGATGCGTGGAAGTCGGTCGAGCAGCGGGTCGAGCGCGCTCACTCCGTTCGGTCGTCGGTGTCGTGGCGCGCGACGCGCACCGGGCCGCCGCTCGTTCCCTTGCCGAAGTGTTCGCGCCAGTGACGAACTTCGCGCAGTCGCGCCATCAACTCGGACTCGCGCCGCACGTACTCGGCGTCGTCGATGTCCCCCAACTCGAGACGGAGCTGAAGCTCCATCAACTCCTGCTTCACAGGCGCGTCGTCGGTGAGTTCTTCTTCGACGACCGTCTGGACTTTACCGAGCGACCACTTGATCCCGGCGACGGGACCCGAGATGGGAAAGAGAAGAATCTTCGACAGGAGTCCCATCGAACGCTCGACGCCTCACGCGAATGCGACGCGGCGCGACACCGCCGGCCACAGCTCCGTCTGCGGCAGCTCGCCCTCGAGCTGTTGCCGCACGCGCGCCGAGATCTCGTCCACCGCCGAACCGTCGGCAACGAGGTCGTAGTCGCGCACGTCGATGGCGAGCACGGGACAATGGCGGAAGTGCGCGATCCACCGCTCGTACCGCTCGTGCAGCGATCGCCAATATTCCGCCGCGACTTCCTTTTCGCTCGGTCGCCCGCGCGTCGCGATGCGCTCGGCGATCACGTCGAGCGGCCCGTAGAGATAGATCAGGAGCCGAGGCGGACGCGCCGCGGGTGAGTGCAGCAGCTCGCCGTACAGGCGGCGATACAGCGTCCACTCGTCGGACGTCATGTAGCCCTGCTCGAACAGGCCGCGCGCGAAGATCTCGGCATCCTCGTACCACGTGCGGTCGAGCACCCAACTGCCGCCGAGGCCGCGCATGCGTCGCATGGACGCGAAACGCGTCGCGAGGAAGTGGAGCTGGAGATGCATCGCGTACGTGTGCATCTCCTCTTCGCCGGCGTAGAAGCTCTCGAGCCACGGGTTGTCCGCGTCGACGCTCTCGAGGGCCATCTGCAAACCGAACCGCGACGCCAGCGCGCGAGAAAGCGTTGTCTTTCCAGTGCCGACCATCCCCGCGACGCCGAGAAGCATTCGCCAACTTACAGCGAAATCCCGGCGGGTTCAAACGTCGAAAACGTTACGAGGTCATTCGACGGTTAGCGTGCCCGCGGCTTGATCGAACGTCGTGGCGAGTTGGAAGAGCGGCTCGGTCGCGGGCCCGCGAATCACAGCGCCGCTCGCCGAGAAGAGTGATCCGTGGCACGGACAGTTGAAGATGTTATTCACGACGTCCGCGTCGCACTGTTCGTGGGTGCAGATTCGGGAAAGGCCGAGAAACGTCGTCGCGCTCTGCCGCACGACCGCGCGCTCGTGGCCGATGTCGACGATCGCGCCGACGGTGGCCAATCCTGGAAACTGCGAGACAGTGATCGTAACCGGACCGCCGACCGGGGCGTTCGGATTGCCGCCGGCTCCGCCGTGCGACGGAGGACCGATCTGCCCGTCGCCGCATCCCTCCGCGGCGACCAGCGCGGCCGCGGCGAGCGCGCTCCGCGCGAGGAATTCACGTCGATTGAAACAGTCGCTGCACGGCATGTCAGGTCCGGTTCACGTTCGCGCGGTCAGGCGAGAGCGACGAACGCCGTTTTCCAGTTTGCCTCGTCGTCGTCTTCCTGAAAGAGCTTGTCCACGTTGACGACGACGTTGTTCCCGTCTTTCCGAATGGCCAGCCGATCGAGCCCTCGTGTCGCGCGCCCGCTGTCCTTGATGTAGACGCCCTGCATGTCGAAGCGCGAGTGATGCTTGGGGCACTCGAACTGCTGATCCTTGTCCTGCCAGTGGAGCGCGGTGTTCTGGTGCGGGCAGGCCAGCGCGAACGCATAGACCTTGTTCTGCCACCGCGTCAGCATCACCTCGGCGTCCTTGTCGATCTGTACGCCATCCTGTGCCGGGATGGGATACGTCTTGTCCTCACGCCCGTCGCGTGTCGCCGAGATGAACTCGATGGGGGTCGCGAATGCGCGCGACGGCGCCGCACCGAGAGCGACCAACACTCCGGCCGCGAACAGTCCCGCCTCGCGCAAGAAGTCGCGGCGCGGAATGGCCGCGCACCGGGCGCATGGATCCTCGGATGCCCCGCTGCCGTCCATGCCATGATCGTTCGTACGTGAAGACATCAGCTACTGACTCAAGACAGGTTGACGAGTGATACACCGAGCACGGTGATGACGAACCACAGCGCGATGCTCGTGACCGCGCGAAGCCGCAAACGAGCCCAATGCGGTGAGTCCTCGTGCGGGTTGGCTCGAAGTTCCGCCTCGGTGCGCACGATCACGAGCCCGTTCACCAGTAATACGACGACCAGGGCCATCTTGGTCCAATAAATCCACGATCCGAAGAAGGTCTCGATGTCGGCCGCGAGCATGCCGAGCCCGCTGATCACCACGATCGTGAGGCCCGTCAGCACCCACCGGTGCACGGCGGCGAGCTCGCGCATCGGAAACGCGCGGTCCGGAGCCGGCGTGCGCAAAGCGCGCAACGTCCCCCGGTCGGCCGCGATGGCCAGTCCACCCGCCATCAAGACGCCGCCGATGTGCAGGGACTGCACGACCGTCTCGGCCATCTTCGAGTGACTGTAGAAATGGTTCCACGGCTTGAACAAATGAACGATGAATTCTGGGACGATCATGTCGGACGGATTATTTGTTCCAAATCTTCATTGCTGTTCCTGACAGCGCAGTGACACCCATGGAGATTAGCGCCACCCTGTGATGCAGAGTCCGCGCCGACTGACTCGTCTCCGCGTCGTTCGACAGTTTCGCTCCCGTATATGAGAACGCGGCATCACAGGCGATCATCGTGAACGCATGTATGGTGCGTAGTGCCCGGTGTTGCGGCACCGCGCGTGTGTCCCACCAGTTCCAAACGCCGGTCACCGTATTTACGGTGAACATCCCCGCGAGCGCTGTCGCGCCTGCTCGATGCGTGAACTTTGCCCACTCCGGCGCTGCCCGGCTCTCCTTGAGCAGCTGGTTCCCCGCGATCCACTGCACGGCGAAAACCGGAATCGTCGAATACGCGACGTACCGGTGGATCGTGAGCCGCCGCGAGTACCAGTCGCTCAGCTGAATGGCGCGCGGCCGGGTCCTCGGGGTCGGCGTATCGATCGGGATTCGCAGAAAGCGCAGCAGCCCCGTATCCGCCGGCGCCGGCTGTGCGACCGCAAAGGCCGCGGTCGACGAGTCGGTCACCCTCGGGGCAGGGACGGGGGCCGCTGTCGAGGCGATCGCGCCGCCGATGAGCAACAGTTCGAGCACCATCAATGGCTTTCCGGACCAGGGTTCGGAGGGGTCGGGAAGGAGTATCGCCGGCCCCGGTAGTCCAATCAACCAACTTCACCGTTCTCACGTTCCCACGACCGCGATCAGGGCCCAAAGTTCAATCTCCGCATTAGCTTTCCGCGCGCTCCCAACGTCGCACGTGCTCGCGCTCCTCCCCGGTTTCCCGTTTCGAAGAGCCCAAAATGACGCATGCGAGCGCACACCCCCTCCCGCAGGATCCCAATTCAGCGCTGAGGGTCGCCCCACAGCCCACAGCAACCGTGCTGGACGGCCTCGGGGCTGGAGCCGACGAATGGCTCACGCTCGTGGATCACGTGTGCCACGGTATTCATCACGCACTAAACAACCGAATCGGGTCATTGTCGGCGCTGCTCGAACTGACGCGACTCGGCGACCTTCCGCCGAACGATCCGGCGTTCTCCAGCCTCGCCACCGAATTGACACGCCTCGAGGACTGTTCCCGGGTCGTGAGACTGCTCCCTCGAGCTGT contains the following coding sequences:
- a CDS encoding ArsA family ATPase; this encodes MSALDPLLDRLPRIVLVAGKGGVGKTTFAVGLGAAFARRGEKTLVVSTDPAAALGDVIGAPVGDVARSVRGAPRLQARQLDSTELRREFLARWRAVIAEIVDRGTYLARAEVDGLVDAALPGADEIFALLALADLIVNQDGPARIVVDTAPTGHTLRLLALPDTFRALLDVLDTMQDKHRFVVSALTHRYKRDAADAFIDEMRSRVDALKRALADHGSVAAVVITRAEPVVALETERYVDALRALGVGVAALVVNAAAADGDPLGGFRSIDTTIPRWVVPRRATPPRGVADVSATIAQSATTAPRRPARRRAAKASPRPARGLELASLVRPLTIVGGKGGVGKSTVSCALAIAAADAEGGPVLLVSTDPAPSIADALGDSDQLRWREERRVTGVKGLSARQLDASAAFAASRDRYQSQIDSMFGAVVARGADAARDRAVMRDLLALAPPGVDELFALSLLGDELAAGRFTRIVVDPAPTGHLLRLLEMPATALDWSHRLMRLMLEYRDVVGLGDAAAELLEFSKRTRALDALLRDPARAGVMLVTLDEPVVRAQTRRLARSVRQRDCDVIALVWNRSRRAVDPLPQFVAARQVCAAETRPPPVGVAALRRWSRSWREVRSTG
- a CDS encoding gas vesicle protein GvpG, yielding MGLLSKILLFPISGPVAGIKWSLGKVQTVVEEELTDDAPVKQELMELQLRLELGDIDDAEYVRRESELMARLREVRHWREHFGKGTSGGPVRVARHDTDDRTE
- a CDS encoding deoxynucleoside kinase encodes the protein MLLGVAGMVGTGKTTLSRALASRFGLQMALESVDADNPWLESFYAGEEEMHTYAMHLQLHFLATRFASMRRMRGLGGSWVLDRTWYEDAEIFARGLFEQGYMTSDEWTLYRRLYGELLHSPAARPPRLLIYLYGPLDVIAERIATRGRPSEKEVAAEYWRSLHERYERWIAHFRHCPVLAIDVRDYDLVADGSAVDEISARVRQQLEGELPQTELWPAVSRRVAFA
- a CDS encoding Rieske 2Fe-2S domain-containing protein is translated as MPCSDCFNRREFLARSALAAAALVAAEGCGDGQIGPPSHGGAGGNPNAPVGGPVTITVSQFPGLATVGAIVDIGHERAVVRQSATTFLGLSRICTHEQCDADVVNNIFNCPCHGSLFSASGAVIRGPATEPLFQLATTFDQAAGTLTVE
- a CDS encoding Rieske (2Fe-2S) protein translates to MSSRTNDHGMDGSGASEDPCARCAAIPRRDFLREAGLFAAGVLVALGAAPSRAFATPIEFISATRDGREDKTYPIPAQDGVQIDKDAEVMLTRWQNKVYAFALACPHQNTALHWQDKDQQFECPKHHSRFDMQGVYIKDSGRATRGLDRLAIRKDGNNVVVNVDKLFQEDDDEANWKTAFVALA
- a CDS encoding DUF6644 family protein translates to MIVPEFIVHLFKPWNHFYSHSKMAETVVQSLHIGGVLMAGGLAIAADRGTLRALRTPAPDRAFPMRELAAVHRWVLTGLTIVVISGLGMLAADIETFFGSWIYWTKMALVVVLLVNGLVIVRTEAELRANPHEDSPHWARLRLRAVTSIALWFVITVLGVSLVNLS